In Gadus chalcogrammus isolate NIFS_2021 chromosome 13, NIFS_Gcha_1.0, whole genome shotgun sequence, a single genomic region encodes these proteins:
- the ogna gene encoding osteoglycin, paralog a, with protein MTTVVFLCLLVPWLATVSGNSLDQKTQLILGRVPARHRAGDYLESRKTKREVPAHREHGMLGDEPEDGPNAGGDTSDLPTCLLCVCLTGSVYCEEVSPDMTSVPALPKETAYLYARYNRIKKIRSKDFADILTLKRIDLTGNLISEVEDGAFSKLPLLEELNLSENRLVKLPMLPAKLTVFNANYNLLKTRGVKATAFKKLTRLVNLFLGDNQLEAVPQIPESVRTVHLQNNNITEISVDTFCKGNNTYYLRPSLNEVRLDGNPVVLSKYPDSFICLRSLPLGRYY; from the exons ATGACAACAGTCGTATTCTTGTGTTTGCTGGTACCATGGCTGGCCACAGTGTCGGGGAACTCTCTGGACCAAAAGACCCAACTGATACTCGGACGTGTTCCAGCAAGGCACAGAGCTGGGGACTACTTAGAGTCAAGGAAGACCAAG AGGGAAGTGCCTGCACACCGGGAGCATGGGATGCTCGGTGATGAACCCGAGGATGGACCGAACGCAGGGGGAGACACCAGTG ATCTCCCTACctgcctgctgtgtgtgtgtctgaccggcTCGGTGTACTGTGAAGAGGTGAGTCCGGACATGACCTCCGTACCCGCCTTGCCCAAGGAGACCGCCTACCTGTACGCCCGCTACAACAGGATCAAGAAGATCAGGTCAAAGGACTTTGCTGATATCT TGACTCTGAAGAGGATCGACCTGACGGGGAACCTGATTTCTGAGGTGGAGGACGGGGCGTTCTCCAAGCTGCCCCTGCTGGAGGAACTGAACCTGTCGGAGAACCGCCTGGTCAAGCTTCCCATGCTGCCGGCTAAACTCACAGTCTTCAATGCCAACTACAACCTCCTCAAGACCAGGGGTGTCAAGGCTACTGCCTTCAAG AAACTGACCAGGCTGGTGAACCTTTTTTTGGGCGACAACCAGCTGGAAGCAGTTCCACAGATCCCAGAGAGCGTCCGCACTGTTCATCTACAG AACAACAATATCACAGAGATCAGCGTAGACACCTTTTGCAAGGGCAACAACACCTACTACCTGCGGCCCAGCCTCAACGAGGTGCGTCTGGATGGAAACCCCGTGGTGCTGTCCAAGTACCCCGACAGCTTCATCTGTCTCAGGTCCCTGCCTTTAGGGCGCTATTACTGA
- the aspn gene encoding asporin — protein sequence MKLFLLLCLLALGNAKPYQPINVQEFLRNYDMMMADAGDDDDNDIDDEDEESKEEEEEEEESEEEEEEVEDCPAGCQCWPRVVQCSDQGLIAIPGKIPEDTVMIDLQNNDITDVGENAFKGIHKLYALFLINNKITKIHPKAFKNMDHLKLLYLSYNLLTEIPANLPRNILELRFHGNRINTIQKEAFKGLRNLNVLEMSANPLANSGIALGAFDGMSSLYIGMAEAKLTAVPKDLPASITELSLDYNKISKVEIEDFIRYGELQKLGLSFNQIKSVENGSLALIPKIREICLDNNKLKKVPAELGSLRNLQVVYLHANKISSVGVNDFCPVSLGSKKKKYTGISLFANPFKYWNVQPAAFRCVSGGRVVQLGNFRRRK from the exons ATGAAGCTGTTCTTGTTGCTATGCCTACTGGCTCTCGGAAATGCTAAACCCTACCAGCCAATCAATGTCCAGGAGTTCCTCAGAAACTATGATATGATGATGGCTGACGCCGGCGACGACGACGATAATGATATCGATGACGAGGATGAAGAgtcgaaggaggaggaggaggaggaggaagagtcggaagaagaggaagaggaggttgaaGACTGCCCAGCTGGGTGCCAGTGTTGGCCAAGGGTGGTGCAGTGCTCTGATCAGG GCCTGATCGCCATCCCTGGGAAGATCCCTGAGGACACCGTCATGATCGACCTCCAGAACAACGACATCACCGACGTCGGCGAGAACGCCTTCAAAGGCATCCACAAGCTCTAT GCCCTGTTCCTGATCAACAACAAGATCACCAAGATCCACCCCAAAGCCTTCAAGAACATGGATCACCTGAAGCTGCTCTACCTGTCCTACAACCTGCTGACGGAGATCCCCGCCAACCTGCCCCGCAACATCCTGGAGCTACGTTTCCATGGGAACCGCATCAACACCATCCAGAAGGAGGCCTTCAAAGGCCTGAGGAACCTGAACGTACTCG AGATGAGTGCTAACCCACTTGCTAACAGTGGGATCGCCCTTGGAGCGTTCGATGGCATGTCCAGCCTTTACATTGGGATGGCAGAGGCCAAACTCACCGCTGTGCCAAAAG ACTTGCCCGCATCCATCACAGAGCTGAGTCTGGACTACAATAAGATCTCCAAGGTGGAAATAGAAGACTTCATCAGATACGGAGAACTGCAGAA ACTGGGCCTGAGTTTTAACCAGATCAAATCCGTGGAGAACGGCAGTCTGGCTCTCATCCCCAAAATCCGGGAGATCTGCCTGGACAACAACAAGCTGAAGAAGGTCCCAGCAGAACTCGGCTCGCTGCGCAACCTCCAG GTGGTTTACCTCCATGCCAACAAAATCAGCAGTGTGGGCGTCAATGACTTCTGCCCCGTCAGCCTGGGCAGTAAGAAGAAGAAGTACACGGGCATCAGTCTGTTTGCTAACCCCTTCAAGTACTGGAACGTGCAGCCGGCCGCCTTCCGTTGTGTCAGCGGGGGCAGGGTAGTGCAGCTGGGCAACTTCAGGAGGAGGAAGTAG